One genomic window of Salvia hispanica cultivar TCC Black 2014 unplaced genomic scaffold, UniMelb_Shisp_WGS_1.0 HiC_scaffold_823, whole genome shotgun sequence includes the following:
- the LOC125200137 gene encoding protein FAR1-RELATED SEQUENCE 5-like, producing MEEDVHNDEEDINSLSENMNENLYIPQVANDRKPEIGMRFATVDDAFAYYNQYAREAGFSARSSSSKKNKKNNELVWKQFVCFKAGQTDENRSKKRAVNGATINSRARGEVRTDCKAKISIVKQQIGPDWSVSVFVEGHNHGLSTPSKVHLLRSHRNVSTVKKVLTQKFSEANIPTCQQMQLLEIEYGGPESIGCIERDIRNFEKELRDEQKGIDAETLIEFFTSEKEKNKSFFFDF from the exons ATGGAAGAAGATGTTCAT AATGATGAAGAGGATATCAACTCTTTGAGTGAAAATATGAACGAGAATCTATATATCCCTCAAGTTGCAAACGATCGAAAGCCGGAAATTGGAATGAGATTTGCAACGGTTGATGATGCGTTTGCATACTACAATCAGTATGCACGGGAAGCTGGTTTTAGCGCAAGATCAAGTAGTAGCaaaaagaacaagaaaaacaaTGAGCTTGTTTGGAAACAATTTGTGTGCTTCAAAGCTGGTCAAACTGATGAGAATCGTTCAAAAAAAAGAGCAGTGAATGGTGCCACGATCAATTCAAGAGCTCGTGGTGAAGTTAGAACTGATTGTAAGGCAAAAATTTCGATTGTCAAGCAACAAATTGGACCGGATTGGAGTGTCAGCGTCTTTGTGGAAGGTCATAATCATGGACTTTCGACTCCTTCAAAAGTTCACTTGCTTCGATCACACCGTAATGTTTCTACTGTGAAGAAAGTATTAACTCAAAAATTTTCAGAAGCTAACATTCCGACATGTCAGCAAATGCAACTATTAGAGATTGAGTATGGTGGACCTGAAAGTATAGGTTGCATAGAAAGAGATATTAGGAATTTTGAGAAAGAATTAAGGGATGAACAAAAGGGAATCGATGCTGAAACTCTGATAGAATTCTTTACATCTGAGAAAGAGAAGaacaaatcatttttctttgatttttga